A window from Drosophila willistoni isolate 14030-0811.24 chromosome XR unlocalized genomic scaffold, UCI_dwil_1.1 Seg143, whole genome shotgun sequence encodes these proteins:
- the LOC6645594 gene encoding uncharacterized protein LOC6645594 translates to MPKHVELTLEQLVRIALGVPELSQVNVAVLHSLLNVILKKLNCKDDLVTIGGFEGKCISKILEKSKISPMPFDLENIVPISEQLGKVEQLEKRIAQLESKLEGHFQQIRICNKVNDKKFQTHVWEQYASPCEDLCTICDEDNKIACSLLHNIDFMKKLMRRIASPIIDQMDEVSRKLEKFYETLKEFLRQTEALFQRLELVKQCVVEIENLRNLVQEYNLTFIGTMEELQDMLDSKLDKVHMPALKKYIRDRFDDIEQRLHQIEDKESCPRAAGFINTGIRCISCGNTKIGVEVGPQSMSLLPDAPQKKMPMAMNATALNCQKNLVCRSLEKEPTLMVRVNNLDLSVLAQRLNRPSTGKVCKLPEANDPIYGVRNSCFSG, encoded by the coding sequence atgccAAAACATGTCGAACTAACTTTAGAGCAATTGGTTAGAATTGCTCTTGGTGTACCAGAGCTAAGCCAAGTCAATGTGGCCGTTCTCCATAGTCTATTGAATGTTATACTGAAGAAACTCAATTGTAAAGATGATCTGGTCACAATTGGTGGATTTGAGGGTAAATGCATAAGTAAAATATTGGAGAAATCTAAAATATCGCCGATGCCATTCGATCTGGAGAATATTGTACCCATATCAGAGCAATTGGGTAAAGTGGAGCAACTGGAGAAGCGCATTGCTCAACTGGAGAGTAAATTGGAAGGACATTTTCAACAGATACGCATCTGTAATAAGGTCAAcgataagaagtttcaaaccCACGTTTGGGAGCAGTATGCATCACCATGCGAGGATCTGTGCACCATTTGCGATGAGGACAACAAGATTGCGTGCAGTCTGCTTCATAATATTGATTTCATGAAGAAACTAATGCGACGCATTGCATCGCCTATTATAGACCAAATGGATGAGGTCAGTCGAAAGCTGGAGAAATTCTATGAAACCTTGAAGGAATTCCTTCGGCAGACGGAGGCTCTTTTCCAGCGCTTGGAACTGGTCAAGCAGTGTGTGGTGGAAATTGAGAATCTACGCAATTTGGTCCAGGAATACAATCTCACTTTCATTGGCACCATGGAGGAGTTACAGGATATGCTTGATAGTAAATTGGATAAGGTCCATATGCCGGCTCTCAAGAAATACATACGCGATCGTTTTGATGACATTGAGCAGCGTTTACATCAAATTGAGGACAAGGAATCGTGTCCTCGAGCAGCTGGATTCATTAATACGGGCATTCGTTGCATCTCGTGTGGCAATACCAAAATTGGCGTTGAAGTTGGTCCCCAATCCATGAGCCTGCTGCCAGATGCCCCACAGAAAAAGATGCCCATGGCCATGAATGCAACCGCATTGAATTGTCAAAAGAATTTAGTTTGTCGCTCCCTTGAGAAGGAGCCCACTTTGATGGTACGCGTCAATAATCTGGATTTGAGTGTACTGGCGCAACGTTTGAATCGTCCCAGTACGGGAAAAGTATGCAAATTGCCTGAAGCCAATGACCCCATCTATGGTGTG